A single window of Oncorhynchus clarkii lewisi isolate Uvic-CL-2024 chromosome 10, UVic_Ocla_1.0, whole genome shotgun sequence DNA harbors:
- the LOC139419756 gene encoding mediator of RNA polymerase II transcription subunit 28-like: protein MSSSMGSGMFPGQQSAGPHPVGGPGQPGLLSGAPGNRVQGPNTLVDDLEASFEACFASLVSQDYVNGTDQEEIRTGVDQCIQKFLDVARQTECFFLQKRLQLSVQKPDQVVKEDVSELRNELQRKELLVQKHLSKLHHWQQVLEDVSVQHRKPSDLPPPGPLAFLEQASASLPAAPLKQT from the exons ATGTCTTCCTCCATGGGCAGCGGGATGTTCCCCGGCCAGCAGTCCGCTGGTCCTCACCCTGTCGGCGGCCCGGGTCAGCCGGGACTACTGTCTGGAGCTCCGGGGAACAGGGTCCAGGGCCCCAACACTCTGGTAGACGACCTAGAGGCTTCTTTCGAG GCTTGCTTTGCGTCCCTAGTGAGTCAAGACTACGTGAACGGAACCGACCAGGAGGAAATTCGGACAG gtgTGGATCAGTGTATTCAGAAGTTTCTGGATGTCGCCAGACAAACAGAGTGTTTCTTCCTGCAGAAGCGTCTTCAGTTATCAGTCCAGAAACCTGACCAGGTGGTCAAAGAG gatGTGTCTGAGCTGCGGAATGAACTCCAGAGGAAAGAGCTGCTTGTTCAGAAACACCTGTCTAAGCTGCACCACTGGCAGCAG gTTCTAGAGGATGTCAGTGTCCAGCATCGTAAACCGTCAGATCTCCCTCCACCTGGACCACTGGCCTTCCTGGAACAGGCCTCAGCTAGTCTACCCGCTGCACCACTCAAAcagacctaa
- the LOC139419170 gene encoding methylsterol monooxygenase 1 isoform X2, with protein sequence MHNAHPHQPIRMEVNSTATILSSAFLAVEYVDAVLPDNPLQPSLQYAWGYVNENYTKFQIATWGSLIVHEAIYFLFCLPGFLFQFLPFMQKYKIQQDKPETWEKQWRCFKMLLFNHFCIQLPMICGTYHFTEFFSIPYDWDSMPRWPYLLAQCLGCAVIEDTWHYFLHRLLHHRSIYKHIHKVHHEFTAPFGMQAEYAHPAETVILGSGFFIGIMVFCNHVTLLWAWVAFRLLETIDVHSGYDIPLNPLHLIPFYAGARFHDFHHMNFVGNYASTFTWWDKILHTDSQYNRHMMSKKNQ encoded by the exons ATGCACAACG CCCATCCccaccagccaatcagaatggagGTGAACAGTACGGCCACCATCTTGTCCTCTGCCTTCCTGGCCGTGGAATATGTTGATGCTGTTTTACCTGACAACCCTCTTCAGCCTTCACTACAATACGCCTGGGG GTATGTGAATGAGAACTACACTAAATTCCAGATCGCCACCTGGGGTTCTCTCATCGTCCACGAGGCCATCTACTTCCTGTTTTGTCTACCTGGTTTCCTGTTTCAGTTCCTTCCCTTCATGCAGAAGTACAAGATCCAACAG gACAAGCCAGAGACGTGGGAGAAACAGTGGAGGTGTTTCAAGATGCTGCTGTTCAACCACTTCTGTATCCAGCTGCCCATGATCTGTGGAACGTACCACTTCACTGAGTTCTTCAGCATCCCCTACGACTGGGACAGCATGCCACGATG gccCTACCTGTTAGCTCAGTGTCTAGGCTGTGCTGTGATAGAGGACACCTGGCACTATTTCCTCCATCGCCTGCTACATCACCGCAGTATCTACAAGCACATCCACAAAGTGCACCACGAGTTcact gcTCCATTTGGCATGCAGGCAGAGTACGCCCACCCAGCTGAGACAGTGATCCTTGGGTCTGGGTTCTTCATCGGCATCATGGTGTTCTGTAACCACGTGACGTTGCTATGGGCCTGGGTCGCCTTCCGCCTGCTGGAAACCATCGAcgtacacag tgggtATGACATCCCTCTCAACCCTCTCCACCTGATCCCGTTCTATGCCGGAGCTCGTTTCCATGACTTCCACCATATGAACTTCGTAGGGAACTACGCCTCCACCTTTACCTGGTGGGACAAGATACTGCACACTGACTCCCAGTACAACAGACACATGATGAGCAAGAAGAACCAGTAA
- the LOC139419170 gene encoding methylsterol monooxygenase 1 isoform X1, translating to MTQHTSRLCKGYLTKKERDGVLHQITWLLQSPDLNPNEMVWDELDRRVEEKQTTRAQHMWELLQDGWKSIVAVIKAKAHPHQPIRMEVNSTATILSSAFLAVEYVDAVLPDNPLQPSLQYAWGYVNENYTKFQIATWGSLIVHEAIYFLFCLPGFLFQFLPFMQKYKIQQDKPETWEKQWRCFKMLLFNHFCIQLPMICGTYHFTEFFSIPYDWDSMPRWPYLLAQCLGCAVIEDTWHYFLHRLLHHRSIYKHIHKVHHEFTAPFGMQAEYAHPAETVILGSGFFIGIMVFCNHVTLLWAWVAFRLLETIDVHSGYDIPLNPLHLIPFYAGARFHDFHHMNFVGNYASTFTWWDKILHTDSQYNRHMMSKKNQ from the exons atgactcaacacacctccaggctgtgtaagggctatttgaccaagaaggagagagatggagtgctgcatcagattacctggcttctacaatcacccgacctcaacccaaatgagatggtttgggatgagttggaccgcagagtggagGAAAAACAGACAACaagagctcagcatatgtgggaactccttcaagacggttggaaaagcattgtagctgtcatcaaggcaaagg CCCATCCccaccagccaatcagaatggagGTGAACAGTACGGCCACCATCTTGTCCTCTGCCTTCCTGGCCGTGGAATATGTTGATGCTGTTTTACCTGACAACCCTCTTCAGCCTTCACTACAATACGCCTGGGG GTATGTGAATGAGAACTACACTAAATTCCAGATCGCCACCTGGGGTTCTCTCATCGTCCACGAGGCCATCTACTTCCTGTTTTGTCTACCTGGTTTCCTGTTTCAGTTCCTTCCCTTCATGCAGAAGTACAAGATCCAACAG gACAAGCCAGAGACGTGGGAGAAACAGTGGAGGTGTTTCAAGATGCTGCTGTTCAACCACTTCTGTATCCAGCTGCCCATGATCTGTGGAACGTACCACTTCACTGAGTTCTTCAGCATCCCCTACGACTGGGACAGCATGCCACGATG gccCTACCTGTTAGCTCAGTGTCTAGGCTGTGCTGTGATAGAGGACACCTGGCACTATTTCCTCCATCGCCTGCTACATCACCGCAGTATCTACAAGCACATCCACAAAGTGCACCACGAGTTcact gcTCCATTTGGCATGCAGGCAGAGTACGCCCACCCAGCTGAGACAGTGATCCTTGGGTCTGGGTTCTTCATCGGCATCATGGTGTTCTGTAACCACGTGACGTTGCTATGGGCCTGGGTCGCCTTCCGCCTGCTGGAAACCATCGAcgtacacag tgggtATGACATCCCTCTCAACCCTCTCCACCTGATCCCGTTCTATGCCGGAGCTCGTTTCCATGACTTCCACCATATGAACTTCGTAGGGAACTACGCCTCCACCTTTACCTGGTGGGACAAGATACTGCACACTGACTCCCAGTACAACAGACACATGATGAGCAAGAAGAACCAGTAA
- the LOC139419170 gene encoding methylsterol monooxygenase 1 isoform X3, whose translation MEVNSTATILSSAFLAVEYVDAVLPDNPLQPSLQYAWGYVNENYTKFQIATWGSLIVHEAIYFLFCLPGFLFQFLPFMQKYKIQQDKPETWEKQWRCFKMLLFNHFCIQLPMICGTYHFTEFFSIPYDWDSMPRWPYLLAQCLGCAVIEDTWHYFLHRLLHHRSIYKHIHKVHHEFTAPFGMQAEYAHPAETVILGSGFFIGIMVFCNHVTLLWAWVAFRLLETIDVHSGYDIPLNPLHLIPFYAGARFHDFHHMNFVGNYASTFTWWDKILHTDSQYNRHMMSKKNQ comes from the exons atggagGTGAACAGTACGGCCACCATCTTGTCCTCTGCCTTCCTGGCCGTGGAATATGTTGATGCTGTTTTACCTGACAACCCTCTTCAGCCTTCACTACAATACGCCTGGGG GTATGTGAATGAGAACTACACTAAATTCCAGATCGCCACCTGGGGTTCTCTCATCGTCCACGAGGCCATCTACTTCCTGTTTTGTCTACCTGGTTTCCTGTTTCAGTTCCTTCCCTTCATGCAGAAGTACAAGATCCAACAG gACAAGCCAGAGACGTGGGAGAAACAGTGGAGGTGTTTCAAGATGCTGCTGTTCAACCACTTCTGTATCCAGCTGCCCATGATCTGTGGAACGTACCACTTCACTGAGTTCTTCAGCATCCCCTACGACTGGGACAGCATGCCACGATG gccCTACCTGTTAGCTCAGTGTCTAGGCTGTGCTGTGATAGAGGACACCTGGCACTATTTCCTCCATCGCCTGCTACATCACCGCAGTATCTACAAGCACATCCACAAAGTGCACCACGAGTTcact gcTCCATTTGGCATGCAGGCAGAGTACGCCCACCCAGCTGAGACAGTGATCCTTGGGTCTGGGTTCTTCATCGGCATCATGGTGTTCTGTAACCACGTGACGTTGCTATGGGCCTGGGTCGCCTTCCGCCTGCTGGAAACCATCGAcgtacacag tgggtATGACATCCCTCTCAACCCTCTCCACCTGATCCCGTTCTATGCCGGAGCTCGTTTCCATGACTTCCACCATATGAACTTCGTAGGGAACTACGCCTCCACCTTTACCTGGTGGGACAAGATACTGCACACTGACTCCCAGTACAACAGACACATGATGAGCAAGAAGAACCAGTAA